From the Candidatus Aminicenantes bacterium genome, one window contains:
- a CDS encoding 30S ribosomal protein S15 — protein MSITTEEKRKLINRFHRNETDTGSEEVQVAVLTTRIKNLTEHFKTHKKDNHSRRGLLSMVSRRRKLLKYLKRKDFNSYSRVLKDLKLRK, from the coding sequence GTGAGCATTACCACAGAGGAGAAACGGAAATTGATTAACCGTTTCCACCGCAACGAGACGGACACCGGATCCGAGGAAGTTCAAGTCGCGGTTTTGACTACCCGTATTAAAAACCTGACGGAACACTTCAAGACCCACAAAAAGGACAACCACTCCCGCCGCGGGCTATTGTCCATGGTGTCACGCAGGCGAAAGCTCCTGAAATACCTCAAGCGCAAGGATTTTAACTCTTACAGCCGGGTATTGAAGGACTTGAAATTGAGAAAGTAA
- a CDS encoding prepilin-type N-terminal cleavage/methylation domain-containing protein, producing the protein MRSRAGFTLVELIVVVVIIAVLAAVALPVAQTSMQRADEVELRRALRQLRNAIDSYRDFAMEHKVEMDSDRYFLPKSLDELVEGLEYRNKEGDRRIERFLRRIPRDPLSNTREWGLRSFQDKRDSSQWGGENVWDVYCLSENTALDGTPYRSW; encoded by the coding sequence ATGAGATCACGGGCGGGCTTTACGCTGGTCGAACTGATCGTTGTCGTGGTCATCATTGCCGTGTTGGCCGCGGTGGCCCTGCCCGTGGCCCAGACATCCATGCAACGTGCGGACGAGGTGGAATTGCGACGGGCGCTGCGTCAATTGCGCAACGCCATTGATTCTTATCGCGATTTCGCCATGGAACACAAGGTCGAGATGGATAGTGATCGCTATTTCCTGCCCAAAAGCCTGGATGAACTGGTGGAAGGCCTGGAGTACAGAAACAAAGAGGGGGATCGCCGCATTGAACGTTTCCTGCGGCGGATTCCCAGGGATCCCCTAAGCAATACAAGGGAGTGGGGATTGCGTTCTTTCCAGGACAAGCGCGACAGCTCCCAGTGGGGAGGCGAAAATGTCTGGGACGTGTACTGCCTGTCTGAAAATACTGCCCTCGACGGCACTCCTTATCGTTCCTGGTAG
- the waaF gene encoding lipopolysaccharide heptosyltransferase II yields the protein MTLAVRTPNWIGDCVMARPALRLLESHYAAHDLILITRPYLVELFTPPLVSHDLSHPVIGLPLSRGWREVVSGSRRLKDCNAERGLLFTNSMSSALMFRLAGIRHLTGYRRDGRDLFLSKKLDWPRQEWRQVDAYNDLAAAELGTHGDHGVDPDWPVPEPFRDQVRRRLVHLGAREEAPWIGISPCTAHGSAKEWPHARFLQLIQILTAEYSRLSVLLFGSPADHDRLEALAATAPGCSINLGRNLSLAESVAAASLCRLFITNDSGMMHVADAVHTPVVALFGPTDPRRVVSNSRSVRVIHHHASCAPCKRRDCKDHHCMRSISVREVWEAVTSRLDEAEGWE from the coding sequence ATGACCCTGGCGGTCCGCACCCCAAACTGGATCGGCGATTGTGTGATGGCCCGGCCCGCCCTGCGGTTGCTGGAATCACATTATGCTGCTCATGACCTGATCCTGATTACCCGTCCTTACCTGGTGGAGTTGTTTACGCCGCCGCTGGTTTCCCATGATTTGTCTCACCCGGTAATTGGGCTTCCTTTGTCAAGGGGATGGCGTGAAGTGGTGAGCGGTTCCCGCCGCCTGAAGGATTGTAATGCCGAACGCGGGCTGCTGTTTACAAACTCCATGAGTTCGGCGCTGATGTTTCGCCTGGCGGGAATTCGCCACCTGACCGGGTATCGCCGTGATGGCCGCGATCTTTTTTTATCCAAAAAACTGGATTGGCCGCGGCAGGAATGGCGGCAGGTTGACGCGTATAATGACTTGGCGGCGGCTGAATTGGGTACCCATGGCGATCATGGTGTGGATCCCGACTGGCCCGTACCGGAACCATTCAGAGATCAGGTGCGCCGCCGGCTGGTTCACCTTGGTGCCCGGGAAGAGGCGCCATGGATCGGCATTTCGCCATGCACGGCTCATGGCTCAGCCAAGGAGTGGCCGCACGCGCGTTTTTTGCAGTTGATCCAAATCCTGACCGCTGAATATTCGCGCCTTTCCGTCCTGCTTTTCGGTAGCCCTGCAGACCATGATCGCCTGGAAGCCCTGGCCGCGACCGCGCCGGGTTGCAGCATCAACCTGGGTCGCAATCTTTCCCTGGCGGAGTCCGTGGCCGCGGCCTCCCTGTGCCGCCTGTTCATTACCAATGATTCGGGAATGATGCATGTGGCAGATGCCGTTCATACCCCGGTGGTCGCACTCTTCGGCCCAACGGATCCGCGCCGCGTGGTGTCGAATTCGCGCAGCGTGCGTGTGATCCATCACCATGCGAGCTGCGCTCCCTGCAAACGGCGGGATTGCAAAGATCACCATTGCATGCGCTCGATTTCCGTGCGGGAAGTATGGGAAGCCGTTACATCCCGGCTGGACGAGGCAGAAGGGTGGGAGTGA
- a CDS encoding HD domain-containing protein has translation MNAGPPRDFVPFIRRFNSYIRVFRGTDNYTNTNIDIKAEHTHRVCRHSLDICGSLNLSGKERKEAFLAALFHDVGRFSQIHRYGTFNDRTSVNHAMLGVIEIKANNLLAGILPEECRRILSAVMLHNRHTLPRRLKPAALRLCRVLRDADKMDILDVLINYYTSRKNGSNPALDLELPVGSTLSDAALADIDAGRSVAIENVQSIQDFRLLQAAWVFDIHSAWAMQRLRNLGQIDWLLQQLPPGRGAKRATRRIHDYMKNFTPTLLPRPAGM, from the coding sequence ATGAACGCCGGGCCGCCTCGGGATTTCGTCCCGTTTATCCGCCGCTTCAACAGCTATATCCGTGTCTTCAGGGGAACCGACAACTATACAAACACCAACATCGACATCAAGGCCGAACACACTCACCGTGTCTGTCGCCATTCGCTGGATATCTGCGGGTCCTTGAATCTTTCCGGCAAAGAACGAAAAGAAGCTTTCCTGGCCGCCCTGTTCCACGATGTCGGCCGCTTTTCCCAGATTCACCGCTACGGCACCTTCAACGATCGCACATCGGTGAATCATGCCATGCTGGGAGTAATTGAAATCAAGGCCAACAATTTGCTGGCGGGCATCCTCCCGGAAGAATGCCGCCGGATTCTCAGCGCGGTAATGCTTCACAACCGCCACACGCTGCCGCGGCGATTAAAACCCGCCGCCTTGCGCCTGTGCCGTGTCCTGCGCGATGCCGACAAGATGGATATCCTGGACGTGTTGATCAACTATTACACATCCAGGAAAAACGGCAGCAACCCGGCGCTGGACCTGGAACTGCCCGTGGGTTCAACCCTGTCTGATGCGGCGCTTGCCGACATCGATGCCGGCCGCAGTGTGGCCATTGAAAATGTTCAATCCATCCAGGACTTCCGCCTGCTTCAGGCCGCCTGGGTGTTCGATATCCACTCAGCCTGGGCCATGCAGCGCCTGCGTAACCTGGGACAAATCGACTGGCTGCTGCAACAATTGCCTCCGGGAAGAGGCGCAAAACGGGCGACGCGCCGTATTCACGACTACATGAAAAATTTCACTCCCACCCTTCTGCCTCGTCCAGCCGGGATGTAA
- a CDS encoding polyribonucleotide nucleotidyltransferase, whose product MEKKMQKTINIDLDGNALIIETHRWAKQSNGSALLTYRDNRILITTNMKEEAREGQDFFPLMVDFRENNYAGGKIPGGFFKREGKPSEREVLLSRLIDRPIRPLFPEGFFNETQVIALLLSADFSVDYDAMGITGASAALMSSTIPFDTPVAAVKVARRDGRFFINPGRDELNENEFEMVLLLAGTEDDIVMMEAEGDQFSEDLLKQGLVLGKEIIQKLCSAQRELINPDKITIEPDTRYDEVLAELERNCGDRLQDAIFIQDRVKRREEIAAIKDEVYAKIEDEELKPKYKRAFHQLEHDSFRQRLLEKRERNDGRALNEIRDLSVELDVLPRAHGSAVFTRGETQALAVVTLGSEDDAQRIDDIAASSDSFRHFMLHYNFPPFSVGEVSFLRGAGRREIGHGNLAWKGIRPVLPKYDEFPYTIRVVSDILESNGSSSMATVCGTSLALMQAGVPMRSAVSGIAMGLVKEKDRYVVLTDIAGFEDHFGDMDFKVAGTAKGINAVQLDIKIDGLSEEIIDATLNQAREARLHILEVMNSAIDHPAEELSEFAPVMVTMRIDTDKIRDLIGPGGKTIKELTATFGVKVNVDDDGKVTIAAPNNEVGSKVQERIKALTASPEIGMTYTGKITRIEDYGIFVDILGGASALVHISEISHRRIPSINDMKYEIGQEIEVKVIHIDRDGRVKASIRELQPEPEGGDREDGGSRPPRDRESQGRDNRSRDSRNRDSRGRDNRSRDNRGRDNRNRDRKN is encoded by the coding sequence ATGGAGAAAAAAATGCAAAAGACCATAAACATTGATTTAGACGGAAATGCCCTGATTATTGAAACCCATCGCTGGGCCAAGCAATCGAACGGATCGGCCCTGCTTACATACCGGGATAATCGCATCCTGATAACTACCAACATGAAAGAAGAGGCCCGGGAAGGCCAGGACTTTTTTCCTTTGATGGTGGATTTTCGAGAGAACAACTATGCCGGAGGTAAGATTCCCGGCGGATTTTTTAAGCGTGAAGGCAAGCCCTCGGAGCGGGAAGTTTTGCTCAGCCGCCTGATCGATCGACCCATTCGCCCACTTTTTCCCGAGGGTTTCTTTAATGAGACCCAGGTGATCGCCCTGCTGCTGAGTGCTGATTTCAGCGTGGATTACGATGCCATGGGAATAACCGGGGCTTCAGCGGCCCTGATGTCCTCCACCATTCCTTTCGATACACCCGTAGCCGCAGTTAAGGTTGCCCGCCGCGACGGGCGCTTTTTCATCAATCCCGGACGGGATGAACTCAACGAGAACGAATTCGAGATGGTCCTGCTGTTGGCGGGAACCGAAGACGACATCGTAATGATGGAAGCCGAGGGCGACCAGTTCAGTGAAGATTTGCTTAAACAGGGCTTGGTTCTGGGTAAGGAGATCATTCAAAAGCTTTGTTCCGCCCAACGCGAACTGATCAATCCGGATAAAATAACTATAGAACCGGACACCCGCTATGATGAGGTTCTGGCTGAACTAGAGCGGAACTGTGGTGATCGTCTCCAGGACGCTATCTTTATCCAGGACCGGGTGAAACGCCGTGAAGAGATCGCAGCCATTAAGGACGAAGTGTACGCAAAAATCGAGGATGAGGAGTTGAAGCCCAAATACAAACGGGCTTTCCATCAGTTGGAGCACGACTCGTTCCGGCAGCGGTTGTTGGAAAAACGCGAGCGTAACGACGGCCGCGCCTTGAACGAAATCCGTGACTTGTCCGTGGAACTGGACGTATTGCCACGCGCCCACGGCTCCGCGGTGTTTACCCGCGGCGAGACCCAGGCCCTGGCCGTGGTCACCCTGGGATCCGAAGACGACGCCCAGCGCATTGATGATATCGCCGCTTCCAGTGACAGTTTCCGCCATTTCATGTTGCACTACAACTTCCCGCCATTTTCTGTGGGAGAGGTCAGCTTCTTGAGGGGTGCCGGACGCCGGGAAATCGGACATGGCAACCTGGCCTGGAAAGGCATCCGTCCCGTACTTCCCAAATACGATGAGTTCCCCTATACCATCCGTGTGGTTTCGGATATCCTGGAATCCAACGGTTCAAGTTCCATGGCCACGGTATGCGGAACATCGCTGGCGCTCATGCAAGCCGGTGTCCCCATGCGCAGCGCCGTTTCGGGTATTGCCATGGGCCTGGTCAAGGAAAAAGATCGGTATGTGGTTCTGACCGATATCGCCGGTTTTGAAGATCATTTCGGAGACATGGATTTTAAAGTGGCGGGCACCGCCAAAGGCATTAATGCCGTACAGTTGGACATTAAAATCGATGGTTTAAGCGAAGAGATCATCGACGCAACTCTCAACCAGGCCAGGGAGGCGCGCCTTCACATTCTGGAAGTGATGAACAGCGCCATTGATCATCCGGCTGAGGAATTGTCTGAATTCGCCCCGGTAATGGTAACCATGCGAATCGATACGGACAAGATCCGCGATCTCATCGGTCCCGGCGGGAAGACCATCAAAGAGCTTACCGCGACTTTCGGAGTCAAGGTCAACGTGGATGATGACGGCAAAGTAACCATTGCCGCGCCCAACAACGAAGTGGGCTCCAAAGTACAGGAGCGCATCAAAGCGCTGACCGCATCTCCGGAAATCGGTATGACTTATACGGGTAAGATTACGCGTATCGAGGATTATGGGATATTCGTGGATATTCTTGGCGGAGCGTCGGCCCTGGTGCATATCTCTGAGATTTCTCATCGCAGGATTCCCAGTATCAATGACATGAAATACGAAATCGGACAGGAAATTGAGGTCAAGGTGATCCATATCGATCGCGATGGCCGGGTCAAAGCCTCGATTCGTGAGTTGCAGCCGGAGCCCGAAGGCGGCGACCGCGAAGATGGCGGATCCCGCCCGCCACGCGACCGCGAAAGCCAGGGTCGGGATAACCGCAGCCGGGATTCCCGTAACCGTGACAGCCGCGGCCGGGATAACCGCTCCCGAGACAATCGCGGCCGGGATAATCGCAATCGCGACCGCAAAAATTGA
- the rpoZ gene encoding DNA-directed RNA polymerase subunit omega, with the protein MGKRRTILETQEFIDSKFRLVILAAKRARQLLRGGRKKVDMVAENPLTIALEEIRRGLINYEITDGTPRKPDLSIFGDSEEAVDGEEGSEVDVTDLDGDGEPDDGSGRESSDSDTDTVGTDANPDKATEDEPHPDEADPETDEKETQPAVE; encoded by the coding sequence ATAGGCAAAAGGAGGACAATCTTGGAAACGCAAGAATTCATAGACAGCAAATTCCGCCTGGTGATCCTGGCCGCAAAACGCGCCCGGCAGTTGTTGCGTGGTGGTCGTAAAAAGGTCGACATGGTTGCGGAGAATCCCCTTACCATCGCCTTGGAAGAGATCAGGCGTGGTTTAATCAACTACGAGATTACGGATGGAACCCCCAGAAAACCGGATCTCTCCATTTTTGGCGATTCCGAAGAAGCAGTGGATGGGGAAGAAGGCAGTGAAGTGGATGTCACTGACCTGGATGGCGACGGCGAGCCGGATGATGGGTCCGGGCGCGAAAGCAGCGATAGTGATACGGATACGGTTGGAACGGATGCAAACCCCGATAAAGCAACTGAAGACGAGCCGCATCCCGATGAAGCGGATCCGGAAACAGACGAGAAGGAAACCCAACCCGCCGTGGAATGA